Part of the Ralstonia pickettii DTP0602 genome, ACCAGCGCTATCTCGAGGCCGAGCTGTGGCGAGTCGACGGTGAGCTGGCTTATCGCAGCGGGGAAACCGAAGCCGCTGCCGCTTCTCTGCGCAGCGCCATTGAGACTGCCAGCGCGCAAGAGGCGGGCTGGCTAGAGCTTAGGGCGCTCCACGCCTTCGCCAGGCGATTTCCCGATCAGACACTGCGTGAGCGACTTGGGGACCTCATCAAGAATATCCCGTCGGGTCATGATCTCCCGGCGTTCCGGGCAGCCTCCAGCCTTCTGCGCGAGCCCGGTTGAGAGGGAACGCTTTTGGAACGCCCCAGGGCCTATCCTTCGCGCATCCTTGGTGACGCGGATGCAGAGGAGCGCCCCATGAGCGACACGATCAAGGCATTGACCGAAGCGGTACGGGGCCGCATCTCGACGACCGGGGTTGGTGGCCTGACGCTGGGCGGCGGCATCGGCTACCTGACCCGCGGCGTCAGTCTCTCCATCGACAACCTGCTGGCGGTCGATGTCGTTCTCGCCGATGGCCGGCAGGTCACCGCGAGCGATTACCAGAACGCCGCCGCTATTCATCCCCACTCGGGCGGCGATGGGGGCTACGTCAACTTCATGTCCAGCGACGACGATCACCGTGCGCCCGCAAACTATGGCGCCAACTACCAGCGGCTTGCGGCAGTGAAGGCGACGTATGATCCGGACAACCTCTTCCACCTGAATCAGAACATCGCTCCAGCAAATGGGCACTGAGAATCATGCCTTTCATCCAGTCAGGGGGGGCAGACGAAATGAGTAATCGATGGCTTTTCAAGAGTGAAACTTATGACAACTGCAATTGCGCTGTGAATTGCGGTTGCCAGTTCAACTTGCCGAGCACCCACGGCTATTGTCAGTCTGCCTTCGTCGGTAAAATCATTGAAGGCCATTTCAACGACACGCCGCTGGCGGGGCTGAATTGGGCGGCGCTGTACAAGTGGCCTGGCGAGATCAAGGACGGAAACGGGAAACGCCAGATCGTTATCGACGAACGTGCAGATAAAGCTCAACGGGTAGCACTGGAAACAATTATCTCGGGCGGCGCATGCGAACCATTGAGCAATCATTTCTCCGTATTCGCAACCACATGCTCAGAATTTTGCGAGACATTGTTCCTACCGATAGATCTCGAGGCAAACTTGGAACTCAGAACCGCAAAAGTTGATATACCAGGCATCATGAGGAGCAGCGGCAGACCAATAATCAACGAGTTTACTGGTCAACCGTTCCACATTGCGTTGGCACGGCCTAGCGGCAGTTTCGAGTTTAC contains:
- a CDS encoding hypothetical protein (K10643: CNOT4, NOT4, MOT2; CCR4-NOT transcription complex subunit 4 [EC:6.3.2.19]); this translates as MSDTIKALTEAVRGRISTTGVGGLTLGGGIGYLTRGVSLSIDNLLAVDVVLADGRQVTASDYQNAAAIHPHSGGDGGYVNFMSSDDDHRAPANYGANYQRLAAVKATYDPDNLFHLNQNIAPANGH